One genomic window of Solanum dulcamara chromosome 12, daSolDulc1.2, whole genome shotgun sequence includes the following:
- the LOC129876494 gene encoding NDR1/HIN1-like protein 3, translated as MPESHLNGAYYGPSIPPPSKSYHRHGRGSSCNPCSCLFGCLCNCIFQIIFTILIILGVIALVLWLVLRPNKVKFYVTDATLTQFDFSNTNNTLYYDLALNMTIRNPNKRIGIYYDSIEARGMYQGQRFASQNLETFYQGHKNTSNLHPVFKGQNLVLLGDREKSNYNNEKNLGIYELEVKLYMRIRLKIGWIKTHKIKPKIECDFKVPLESSGRSVNFEETRCHLDW; from the coding sequence ATGCCGGAATCTCACTTGAACGGAGCCTATTATGGCCCGTCCATTCCGCCACCGTCCAAATCCTACCACCGTCATGGACGGGGGAGCAGCTGCAACCCGTGCAGCTGTCTCTTCGGCTGTCTTTGCAATTGCATCTTCCAAATTATCTTTACCATCCTCATCATTCTCGGAGTCATTGCATTAGTCCTTTGGCTTGTCCTACGTCCTAACAAGGTCAAATTCTACGTGACTGATGCCACGTTGACACAATTCGATTTTTCCAACACGAACAACACCCTCTACTACGATCTAGCCCTCAACATGACCATCAGGAACCCCAACAAACGAATCGGTATTTACTACGATTCGATCGAAGCAAGGGGTATGTATCAAGGCCAGAGATTTGCTAGTCAAAATTTGGAAACATTTTATCAAGGTCACAAAAATACTAGCAATTTGCATCCAGTGTTTAAAGGACAGAATTTGGTTCTATTGGGAGATAGAGAAAAATCAAATTACAATAATGAGAAGAATTTAGGGATTTATGAGTTGGAAGTGAAGCTTTATATGCGTATAAGGCTAAAGATTGGTTGGATCAAAACACACAAAATTAAGCCCAAAATTGAGTGTGATTTTAAGGTTCCTTTGGAGTCCAGTGGCAGATCTGTTAATTTTGAGGAAACTAGGTGCCATCTTGATTGGTAG